One genomic window of Candidatus Bathyarchaeota archaeon includes the following:
- a CDS encoding Zn-ribbon domain-containing OB-fold protein, producing MATEKIIDVRRMTHWPGHMETDHIYTLGIANEKFFMEIKENGRILGAKCKRCDNIFVPPRIYCEKCFNKITEWINVGTKGVVHTFTVAHVDINGAKLKEPVIYALIKFGNAEGGLVHKLGEIEPCEVKIGMHVEAAFKPQAERTGNINDIKYFKPQK from the coding sequence ATGGCAACAGAAAAAATTATTGACGTAAGACGAATGACCCATTGGCCCGGACACATGGAAACAGACCACATTTACACTTTGGGCATAGCTAACGAAAAATTCTTCATGGAAATCAAAGAAAACGGAAGAATCCTAGGTGCCAAATGCAAACGTTGCGACAACATTTTTGTGCCTCCAAGGATTTACTGCGAAAAATGCTTCAACAAAATCACAGAGTGGATAAATGTAGGCACAAAGGGCGTAGTGCACACGTTCACAGTGGCCCACGTTGACATTAATGGCGCCAAACTGAAAGAACCAGTAATATACGCCTTGATAAAATTTGGCAACGCAGAAGGCGGCCTTGTCCATAAACTCGGCGAGATAGAACCCTGCGAAGTCAAAATAGGCATGCACGTAGAAGCTGCGTTTAAGCCGCAAGCTGAAAGAACCGGAAACATAAACGACATCAAATACTTCAAGCCACAGAAATAA
- a CDS encoding Zn-ribbon domain-containing OB-fold protein, with the protein MSEKIKHFPGESLKSSDIREGKIPAVKHQPNIKYLWSAGVAMSRFLEGMKKGKIVGSTCKKCGRTMVPPRAFCEQCFKPTDGYTYVKDTGTINTWSASYVAGDASRIKEPILVAVIDLHGASKGMGILHLLGEIDDWKQIKFGMKVKAVWKPPEERTGAITDIKYFRPLREG; encoded by the coding sequence ATGAGTGAAAAGATTAAGCATTTTCCAGGCGAATCATTGAAAAGCAGCGACATAAGAGAGGGCAAAATCCCAGCTGTAAAGCATCAACCTAACATCAAGTATTTGTGGAGCGCAGGCGTTGCAATGAGCCGATTCTTAGAAGGAATGAAAAAAGGCAAAATCGTAGGCTCCACCTGCAAGAAATGCGGTCGGACCATGGTCCCTCCTAGAGCTTTCTGTGAACAATGCTTCAAGCCAACCGACGGATATACATATGTAAAGGATACAGGCACAATCAACACTTGGTCAGCCTCCTACGTTGCAGGAGACGCAAGCCGAATAAAGGAGCCAATACTAGTCGCAGTCATTGATTTACATGGGGCATCAAAAGGAATGGGAATACTACACCTGCTAGGTGAAATCGACGATTGGAAACAAATAAAGTTCGGCATGAAAGTCAAAGCTGTCTGGAAGCCTCCAGAAGAACGAACTGGCGCAATCACAGATATCAAGTATTTCCGACCCCTCAGGGAGGGCTAA
- a CDS encoding thiolase domain-containing protein translates to MFGKKRVAVIGAGMTLFRRNLKETGKELSWEASKMALDQAGLELKDMQSVVMGTAPDAFDGVHMKGEYLADGAGAWRKPYSRVFVGGGTGVFAVDAGWWHVASGQFDTCLVVGEEKMSSCYPHPAYAFTTIFDPIYSRPLGVTLIWIFALEMNRYMHVHGITKEEIALVSVKNKRNALDHPCAQLGANITVEDVLNSEVLCWPVQRLDISPTSDGAAALVLASEDVAKKLTDNPVWIDGVGWCIDSTFWTNRDLYYPKYVQCAAQMAYKMAGIKNPPKEIDVAEVYDPFDYKELHHMEGLMLCRKGQAAKLTVDGVTQRDGDLPINPSGGLLGVGNPIAAAGTMKCCEIFWQLRGEAGKRQVKGDPRTGLAQAWGDLMQYGSVVIMRS, encoded by the coding sequence ATGTTTGGAAAGAAAAGAGTTGCAGTTATAGGCGCAGGCATGACGTTGTTTAGGCGAAACTTGAAAGAAACAGGTAAAGAGTTGTCTTGGGAAGCCTCTAAGATGGCTTTGGACCAGGCTGGGCTTGAGCTGAAGGACATGCAAAGTGTCGTCATGGGGACAGCTCCAGACGCTTTTGACGGCGTCCATATGAAGGGAGAATATTTGGCCGATGGTGCAGGGGCGTGGCGGAAACCTTACTCAAGAGTGTTTGTTGGCGGTGGAACTGGAGTCTTTGCGGTTGACGCTGGTTGGTGGCATGTTGCTTCAGGTCAGTTTGACACTTGCTTGGTTGTGGGAGAGGAGAAAATGTCTTCTTGTTATCCACATCCAGCATACGCCTTCACAACGATCTTTGACCCGATCTACAGCAGACCGCTAGGTGTAACGTTGATTTGGATATTTGCTCTTGAAATGAATAGGTACATGCATGTTCATGGCATAACAAAGGAGGAAATTGCGCTGGTTTCAGTGAAGAACAAACGTAACGCTTTAGATCATCCATGTGCGCAGTTGGGCGCTAACATCACGGTTGAAGACGTGCTTAACTCAGAGGTTCTGTGCTGGCCGGTTCAGAGACTTGATATCAGCCCGACAAGCGACGGTGCAGCTGCGTTAGTTTTGGCTTCTGAAGACGTTGCCAAAAAACTTACGGATAACCCAGTTTGGATTGACGGTGTGGGCTGGTGCATTGACTCAACCTTCTGGACAAACCGCGACCTTTACTATCCTAAGTACGTGCAATGTGCGGCTCAGATGGCTTACAAGATGGCAGGAATCAAAAACCCACCGAAAGAAATTGATGTCGCAGAGGTCTACGACCCATTCGACTACAAAGAACTGCATCACATGGAAGGCTTGATGCTCTGCCGCAAAGGACAAGCCGCGAAACTGACAGTAGACGGCGTGACTCAAAGAGACGGAGACTTGCCAATAAACCCGTCAGGCGGCTTACTAGGTGTTGGCAATCCTATTGCTGCAGCTGGTACAATGAAATGTTGTGAAATCTTCTGGCAACTGCGAGGCGAAGCCGGCAAAAGACAAGTGAAAGGTGATCCGAGAACAGGATTAGCGCAGGCTTGGGGTGACCTAATGCAGTACGGTTCCGTCGTAATAATGCGGAGTTGA